In a single window of the Bufo bufo chromosome 5, aBufBuf1.1, whole genome shotgun sequence genome:
- the LOC121001613 gene encoding mas-related G-protein coupled receptor member H-like, whose translation MNSSTITPNVTEADGSYRANTQLSFTAATGIAIVFSVIGLIGNFIVFWYLCFRIKKSKYTIYIINLSVADFIFLLFNIVALILFIHTLTSTNPQTEWKASLLIFLEIFSKSGQYSGMYILTALSLERCLSVLFPIWYHCQRPNNLSIIICVSVWILGCTESLIDNLGCPAEAFYKPNTGCTAVQIIVFGLAIVICLPIMLISSFILLFKIKRTFDDQYPQKFYIIIIVAVCVFIISVIPINFVWFFMYFKVLKSDFATVGFFFGSMYCLVLNCTIDPYIYFIIGNKWKKKSSHSIKDALERAFRTEDDENDDSNSNKTSNISNQSNLASPF comes from the coding sequence ATGAATAGCTCAACTATAACTCCGAATGTCACTGAAGCTGATGGTTCCTATCGAGCAAATACACAACTGTCTTTCACTGCAGCTACTGGCATTGCTATTGTCTTCAGTGTCATCGGCTTGATTGgaaattttattgttttttggtATCTTTGCTTCAGGATCAAGAAGAGCAAGTATACCATTTACATTATCAACCTGTCAGTGGCTGACTTCATCTTTCTGCTTTTCAACATAGTTGCGCTAATATTGTTCATTCATACACTAACAAGTACAAATCCACAGACGGAATGGAAAGCTTCCCTTTTAATATTTTTGGAAATATTTTCTAAAAGCGGACAATATTCAGGAATGTATATCCTCACAGCCCTCAGTCTGGAAAGATGCCTTTCTGTCCTATTCCCCATTTGGTACCATTGTCAGCGACCTAATAACTTGTCCATTATCATCTGTGTTTCAGTTTGGATTCTTGGATGCACAGAGAGTCTCATAGATAACTTGGGGTGCCCAGCAGAAGCTTTTTATAAACCGAATACAGGGTGCACGGCAGTTCAGATCATTGTTTTTGGTTTGGCCATTGTTATCTGCTTACCAATTATGTTGATTTCAAGTTTCATCTTGCTCTTCAAGATAAAGAGGACCTTTGACGACCAATATCCACAAAAGTTCTACATTATCATTATTGTTGCAGTTTGTGTATTTATTATTTCTGTTATCCCAATCAATTTTGTCTGGTTTTTCATGTATTTCAAAGTGCTAAAATCagattttgcaacagttggatttTTTTTTGGTAGTATGTATTGTCTTGTCTTAAATTGCACCATTGACCCTTATATTTACTTCATTATTGGGAATAAATGGAAGAAGAAATCTAGTCACTCTATCAAAGATGCCCTTGAACGAGCCTTCAGAACAGAAGATGATGAAAATGATGACTCAAACAGTAATAAAACAAGCAACATATCAAACCAAAGCAATCTTGCAAGTCCATTTTAG